The sequence tttgtagtgGTGaatacaaacatacaaacattcatacatacaaacattcctttgtatgtggtgaatgcttttctcttgctgctttcagaacttgctccttctcttcagtatttgagaatctgatcagaatatatcttggagtgggtttatttggatttattctatttggagttcactgggcatttatgctttgtgtatttatattgtgtagaaggtttgggaagttttccccaacaatttctttgaatactctttctagacctttacccttctcttcccctactgggacaccaatgagtcttatattttgacattttattttatctatcatatccctgagatccatttatattttttcaattttttcccccattctttatttgttctttcattttccattctgtggttctcaaggttgctgagtcgttgttcagcttcctctagtcttgtactatgagtatccagaatctttttaatttggtcagcagtttcttctgtttccataagatcatctattttttaatttactcttgcaatttattatttatgctcttctagggtcttcttcatgtccttatattctgtgccatgctcttgttgtttgtctttagttctttgattaattgccccacatactgtgtctcctctgatcttttgatttgggtgtttgggtttgggttatccatattgtctgtttttttcatatgctataaaattttctgttgtttttgggctcttggcatttgctttacttgatagtgttcttttaggatatgaagaattattcaaaccccaatctctaatttttcagatatacagcttggtggcttacactttcttaactaaccagcagatggcatctgcaagtcaccgattcccctcaagtcagttctccccaactttgtctttgtgttgtatgggggtctggttcttgtggggtccagttggtacaccaagtttgggtgtgttgttcgtgctgtccgccctgaatgtggggcgtgtgtctgagtggttagggagggagggcagctttaataaccaaacctcccaggtgttcttggggatttaaggctgttgcaagggtctgaaccttcatttcagtcttgccacagattgtctctgccgctgacccacaagtccttggtattggcgtggggtccctgggatttccgagtgggtccctcttcccagctgtgcccttccagggcctctgctggaggaagactgtgctatatcacaagtgcgcaccatccctcaagggaagccctgggccgctgggcctacagggcctgctgtaaagatggctgaatggagtgtgttaatctccccctttttgcacagctccgccttcccagctctgggacaaccagctgtgggcaCGTGAAAGACCACTGTCCATGCCCGATACTGTGACATGTGTGCGGTGTTGcgggaaacacttcccgtcacactgggtcccttggtgtggctctggtcCATGGCTCCGctgccaggcaggagcgttcccagactgccaggaagatggctgcaaggggtgtggtttctttctccttttggctaacctctgccttccccgctctgagacaattagcagtgggtccacgaaaggctgtcttccacgccagataatgaggcattcgcacagcctgttctgctgcacttcactgtgtggttctctctGCCGTATCTatagccgcttttgggtttttttgaaaaaagaactagtccacttccaaacgccaacccacagtttccccacaccgcagcgtggctgctggacattcagcaggttcactcactcatttcagaacgcagactcctggtttcaccaaatgcacagtccctgtggatttagtagaccttgtccagctggtgcattgctggagctggtgttctgggtcactttctggcttttatctagtatttttcacggaggtgtgtttttgccctgtctctcctagccgccatcttaggttctcccctctgACAAGGTTTTAATGAGCTGGGGACAAAACCCCGAGGTTCTCCCAGGGACTTCTCCTGGGTTGTGCCAACCCTTTGAAGTGGGTTCTGGTCTTCACATCCCATCCCTGTGCTCTTAAGGAGTCTGTGATGTGTGTCCTAGTCTTGTCCAGCCTCTGTCGTCTCAGGGTGTCCAGAGGTTCTAGTACTTGCATTCAGCTTCCTGAGATACGCTAAACCTTAAAGGTTAAGGGCATAGTCTTGGAGTGCTCAAACCCCAATCCATTGCTCATAGCTTCATGTCCTCTGGCAAGTTACTAAAcagtgtcctcatctgcaaaCGAGAACAGTGGGTCCCACCTCCTGGATTGTGTGGGTCCACAGGGTTGCAGAGCTTGGCACATGGTGGGTGTTTGGTGAGGTTAGCTCTGCTTGTTCTCCAGCTGCTTTGCATCTGTCCCTCCACTCGCAGCTTGGGCGTCCCCTGGGAGCTGGTTAGGAATGGAGCTTCTTAGGCCCTGTCCACTCTTGCTGAATCAGAGCCTGCATTTTAGCAGCACTCAGGTGGTTCCTTTGCACATGGCCGTTTGAGAAGGCTGATGCATGTCTCTCCTGAGGAGTGGCCGTGTCCAGAGCTGTGTGTACTGCTTCGGGTACAGGGAACTGTCTCTCTTACTGTTATTTTCCTGGTCACGCCTGTCATTTCTCATCTGCAGAGGCACCCAGGACAGGTCCCAGCTCATCGTCATCTTCATCAGAACCCGTGCCTCCTGAGCACATGCTGCCTGGGCCTTGCTCATCCTGTGGGAGGGCCAAGGTGGGTGTGACGCAGGCAGGGCAGTTTAGGACCTGCAGCGTAGGATGTGCAGGCTGTGATTTCCATGTTCTAGGGGCGGAGGAGTGCAGGCCTCGAGAACTGGGTGTTGCTCTGACCCTGCAGTCTCAGTCTGTGTGTGCTACCTGCTCATTGGAGAAGGCCTGCTCTGGTCAAGTCCCTGGGACAGCCCAGGGGCCCGGCAGGGTCCAGTTCAGCCCTGCCCTGGAGTAGTGGGCAGAGAGAAGTGGGGTGAGATGGTGGGGAGAAGGGTCTGGGGGTCCAGAGGCAGGTCCTGGCCATTGTTGGCCTCATCTGCTCTGGACTGGGGGGTTGCAGAAAATGTGGAGGaaagccttttcttttccctcctggCTGCCCTAAAAAGCAGGTCCAGAGAGAAACCCAAATCCCCTGGGGAAGAGCGTGGAAGGGGAAGTGACTGAATGGGGGAAGGATCCTGGCAGGCCGGGGATGAGACCCTTTGGGGGAGGACCCCAGCCTCTGGGCCAGGGGTGCATCGTCCCTTCATCTGAGGGGGCCGGGCTGAGGGAGACTGGCCCATTCTGTGGCTCAAGAAGCGGAGGAGATGAGGTTGGAAGGGgagttttcctttgactctcttcCTTATTAAAGAGTAATACATTCTCTTTATGAAAAATTCAAACAGGACAAAAATAGGCAATGCAGGAAGTGATGGTTCCTTTGAAGTCTTGCAGCCGAGATAACCACCTGGGACTGGCAGGTCTGAGGGCCTGGTCTTCATGCCTCAGCAAAGGATGTCTGTGCTCGCTGATTCCAGTTACTAGTTAATGGCTTGCTTGGTCTGGGGCTGGAGTCCAGAGACTTCTTGCCCCCCCATCTCAGGGTCTTCCTATGCTACATGGATTCTAGTCCAGGTTTGGGGTAAGTGACTGGAGGGTGGGCTTTAAAGAGTGAGAGAGTCAGGCCCAGGGTGGGCTTCAGGTTGAGACAGTTGGGGTGTGAGGAAGTTGGTGCTAGCTGGGTGGTCTTTCTATTCTGTTTCCCCTCTTGCCCTCTTTCATACACGCGCTCGCTCTTGCTTAGCCCTGttcccccacccccctctccTCCTTGCCCCTGCCTCTTAGGGGAGCACCAGCGTAGTTGTGGGCACACACATCTGCTGACTGTGGCCCCCCACCCTCTCTGCTTTTCCCATCTGCCCTGCCCCAGTCTTTTGAGGGGATGGTGGGCTCAAGCTTGGGAGGGAAAACCAACAACCCAGAGTCACTCTGCTCAGGCCGTTGCATGGGTCCCCAAGGAAGGGACGAGGGTGCAGCCCACTGGGAGCCCACAAGGGTTTAGTCATGGTGGACTCTTCCAAAGGAATGTAATGAGAGGCACCCCGGGGCCTGGGAaggctttttattttgttgtattaaaacaaaacaaagcaaaacaaccaaGCCCCTGTGGTGACTCAACTGTGAACATTTGGATGTATAGGATTTCATGTAAAGGATGAATGTCCCCCATAATGTCCCCCAGAGGCTCAGGGAGCTGATGCCATGGGTTAGGAGAATCCCAGGTGGGGGATGAGTGGTAACACTGACTgtagtgtgtatgtgtttgtgtgcacacacatgtgtgcacactcaTGCACTGCAGACCTTTGAGCCCTCTACTGACCAATCTGACCATCTCTTCCAGGCAGGGAGGGAAAGTCTCCTCATTCCTCAGTTTCCATGTCCCTAGCAGAGAGGCCCCCTTGCTGCGTGTTCTCCCTGTGGGGCCTGAGGAGCAGACCCGCCCAGTGCCAGGGACCTTCCTTCTGGGTCCCCTGGAAAGTCTCTCCCACGGGGTGGTCGGCCTCGCTGGCTGGAGGAGCAGAATGAAGGGAGACCAGGAACGGGATGACAACAGCAGCAAACTTGTGTGGGGCAAGAGGAGCCAACAGGGCTCAGGAAGAACGGAAGCCAGAGTGAGAAATTTGGGATCGAAGCTGTGTGACCCCGGGCGAGTGGGCTAAGCTCAGAGCTTCCTCGTCTGCAGGATCCCAGCAGGGTCTGCGAGGGCCGGGGGAGGTGGGCTCGCGTAGGGGTTTACCAGTCAGACACGCCCAGCTTAACGCTGGGAGACTCAAAACCCAAAGCATCTCCTCCCCACGTCTGTCCTGCTTCCCGGTGCAGCCGCTAAGAACTCACTTAGCTGTTCCTTCTCCTGTTTACTCCATGTTTCTAAATAGTATGCCATTATTTCTTAATATAGCAAATTTAGAATTTATCTGTTGACTTATGGTAGATGCAGATTCATCTCTTACCCCGTCATCCTTCTCCTGTCATCTCCTAAAAGTTGTATTATAATTTCAGGCTAATGAGAAATCAAGGATTTGTATCATGTATGTGTAAATATTGGTCATTGCAAAGCCTAATATGATAGAATTATTTCCTTtcctatataatttttttgtttgttttgcttgggGTTAATAGTTGCCTCATTTTTCCATTTGCTCCATTTTCTTTGTACCCATCTCTAGTTCTTCCTATATTCTTCAATAGCCTCTCAACACTATTTTCTTCATGATCAAAATATAACTGTAATGTATCAGTTTTACCTTTGTCTGAAAACCTCTCTCCTGGGCCATATTGTCCCACTCCCACCTGCATTGCAGAGCTCTCATCTGGGGAGTTCCCTTCGTGTCTGGATGCTCATGGCCAGTTTTTCTCAGTCTTggttgccctctctctcttttttttaattaaattcagttttattgaaatgtattcacataacatacaatcatccatggtatacgatcaactgttcacagtacgatcatatagttatgtattcatcaccacaatctatttctgaatattttccttacatcagaaagaatcataataagaataaaaaataaaagtaaaaaagaacatccaaaccatcccccccatcccaccctatttttcatttagtttttgtccccttttttctactcatccatccatacactagataaagggagtgcgatccacaaggttttcacaatcacactgtcatccttgtaatctacattattatacaattgtcttcaggagtccagactagtgggttggagtttgatagtttcagtatttacttctagctattccaatgcatcaaaacctaagaggtgttacctatatagtgtgtgagaatgtccaccagagtgacctcttgactccatttggaatctctcagctgctgaagctttatttcgtttcattttacatcccccttttggtcaagaagatgttctcaatcccatgatgctgggtccagattcatccccgggagtcatatcctgcgttgccagggagatttacacccccgggagtcgggtcccatgtaggggggaggtggTTGCCCTCTCTTTTTGATGGCACATATCCTGTAGTAATTTCTGAGGAGAAGAATACATAAAAACTGAGTTTTTGAGACTCTGCATGTCTGAAAATGGCTTGACTTCCCCTTCATGCCTGATTGGCTGGGTGCAGCATTCTAGGTTGTTCAGAGGTGTTCCAGCCTGTGGTGTCCTTGTCGCTGATGAGGACTCAATGCTGCTCTTATTCCCAGCTGTGTGAAGCCCTTATCTCCTCCCGAGGGTGTCCTAAAACCCCACAGTGATGTCTCTCTTCACCGGACTGCATGTGAGTGGCCCTTTTGTGCTGGTGCTCACCCCCTTCAGTTTGGGAAAActttcttgtattatttctttcatagtttcttcctctctctctcttttttttgacCCTCCATTGATGTGGTTGTGATCTTCCCAGATGGAACCTCAAGTCGCCTCATCTTTGCCCTCCTACTTTCTGGGTGCTCTCCTTCACCTAATCCTCTAGCACTCCCTTTGGCTGTTCTGTTTTGGCTCTTACATGCATTCTGGGTGCCGGAGTGAGAAAGGAACTGATTTCTAATTATTCCTCTGTTTTCAGTCCTGCACCTGACTCTGTCATTTGGGCTTGGCATCTCTGAGTCCAGACGGTTCTGGTTCAGTTTCTCTGTGGAATCTCTCTCACATTCGTGGAGGATGGGTGGGATAGGACCTGGCCGAGCAGAGTGGGAGGGAGGacctggggtggaggtggggggcgggggtggtgTCTGCCTCTCTCCGACAGGAACCCGTTCGCTCCTGTGGGTTGCACAGGCTCGGCCCACCCTGTGCAGTGGTTGGTTCCGTTACACTGCATGTCAGGGACTCCCTCCTTGTGCCTCCCTGGGAAGAGTATGGTGGGAAAACCTGCCTGagtcccctctccctccctggcTGCCTGTTCCTGGATGGACTCCTTCGTCTCTGAGCCTCAACTTCCTGGTCTGCACAATAGGGATGGCAGCTCTTAGGTCACAGGGCCACTGCGAAGCATGAATGGGAGTGAGAAGAACCTCACCTGGGTCGTAACCTCTGCGGATGctctttccctgcctctttcCCTGGTTCCCTGCCTTCGGGTCTCCTTAGGCCTCCATCCTGCAGTGGtattcctggtgggctggggtgAGGCAGTGAGTGGGCGAGGGGATATGTGTATGTGAGCGAGCTCCCGTGTGCCAGTGTCCCTGGGCCTCTGGGTGAGGTGTTCGTTTCTGGGCTCCCCGGTGGCTCAGAGCAGAGCTTTTCTGGCCAAGACTGGCCAGAAGAGATAATGTAAACGGAAAAATGTGGGTAGATCTGTCTGTGCTGGGAGCTTGGAGATGTGGGGTccctcccaggccccaccctgcccccctGGGCCTCAGAAGTCTCTGAGCTCCAGGGGAAGGTGCTGGGGCGAGAAGGAGGGGGCCACAGGGTCACTGCTGCCCTGCCGGGTGGGCCTGCAGGCAACACCAGAGGGGCTCCCGCGAGTCAGGATGTGGTCTTCTCCATCACTGAAACGTTTTGGATGGCTTCTTAGCTATGCCTGTGGCCTGGGAGCAGTAGCCTGTGGGGAGAAGCTGTTGGTGGCCCCCAAAATGGGGAGGGTCCCTGTGGGGTTCCTGACCCTAGTAGAAGCCAGGGCCTCCCGGGCTGGTGATCAGAGCTCCACCCGCCCCCTGTCCTCACAGGTGGTACAAGCTGCACTCCAAGCCCGGCAAGAAGGAGAAGGAGCGTGGGGAGATCCAAGTCACCATCCAGTTCACCCGCAGCAACTTGAGTGCCAGCATGTTCGACCTGTCTGTGAAAGACAAACCGCGGTCCCCCTTCAGCAAGATCAAGGACAAGATGAAGGGCAAGAAGAAGTACGAGCTTGAGTCCGCTTCTGCCATCCTCCCCAGCAGTGCCCCCGAGGACCCCGAGCTGGGCAGCCTCAGCAAGATGGGTAAAGCCAAGGGCTTCTTCCTCCGCAACAAGCTGCGCAAGTCGTCACTGACCCAGTCTAACACCTCCCTGGGCTCTGACAGCACCCTGTCCTCGGCCAGTGGGAGCCTGGCCTACCAGGGCCCTGGCTCCGAGCTCCTCACCCGCTCGCCGAGCCGCAGCAGCTGGCTGTCCTCCGAAGGGGGTGAGCGTGGGGCTGTGCCTCCCCTGGGGATGGGAAGGAGCTGGCTCTCCGCCGAGGCGGGGAAGGCCGGGGAGCGGGGCCCCTCCAGCCGGGCGCTGACTCTGTCTCTGCTTCCTTCCCAGGCAGGGACTCGACGCAGTCCCCCAAGTTGCTCGCCCACAAGAGGACCTACAGCGACGAGGCCAGCCAGATGCGAGCCGCTCCGCCCCGGGCCCTCCTTGACCTGCAGGGCCACGTCGATGCCACTGCCCGCTCCTCGCTCTGTGTCAACGGGAGCCACATTTACAATGAGGAGCCCCAGGGCCCTCTGCGGCACCGCAGCTCCATCTCGGGCCCGTTCCCACCCGCCAGCGCCCTGCATGGTGCCTCTTCCCAGCCCTCCGAGGAGGGGCCCCGGTCCGCGGATGACCCGGGCAGAGGTGGCCGCAGCACCAGCAGCTCGGAGGCCGTGCCCGGACATGGGGAGCAGAGCGCCCAGGCCAAAGGGCTGGCTGCCGGGGCGGAGGAGGGGTCCCGGCTGCTGGAGGGGAGGCCGGTCCAGGTGGCCACGCCCATGGTGGCCTCCTCCGAGGCTGCAGCGGAGAAGGAGGGAGCCcggaaggaggagaggaagccCCGGATGGGCCtcttccatcaccaccaccagggGCTGAGTCGGGGCGAGTTGGGGCGCCGCAGCTCACTGGGGGAGAAGGGGGGTCCCACCCTGGGGGCCTCCCCCCACCACACATCCAGCGGGGAGGAAAAGGCCAAGAGTAGCTGGTTTAGCTTGCGCGAGGCCAAGGAGGCAACACAGAAACCCAGGTAGGTCCTTGGCAAGGCCAGCCTTGCTCCTCAGGGAGGATGGGGTGTTGGCAGCCACTGGCCTGGCCCCAGGGGCAGGGAGGATGGAACAGATGTGACTCCACCAGTGGGGTGCCTGCTGGGGCTCTGGCTTTGCATGGTTACATAGGGTTGTCTTGTCCCCCTGAGCCGAGGCTTGTTTTCTGCTTGTGAACACAGGTAAGTTCAAAGGCTCAGTGCTCCAGGGGCCCCCTGGACCCAGGCATCCCCATGCCTTGCTGCATGAATTGACTCTCCCACCTGCTGAGGAGGGGAGGACCAGGGAAGGCAGAGGGAAGCCAGTCGTATGAATTCTTTGCTTCCTGACCATCACCTCTGGCCCTCTGGCCGCAAGGTAAGGAAGCCTTGGCAGATCGAGCAGTGGGGTTTGTGGACTGTACCCTGACTTCCCTGAACCTCTCTGAAACTAGGCCCCTTCCTCTCAGCTGCTCCATCTGGCTCTGAGATCTCTTCCCTGTGAGAGATGAGAATCCAATGGCCTGCGAGAGGCTATTGGCAGCTCCCCTGAAATCTGTAACCTACTCTTTGGGGTTCTGGCCCTTTCTGGTATCTCTTGGCCTTGGGATATGGCACTGCTGGAGGTGCTGGATGTGGCTGCTCTGTGTTGAATGTGCTGAGTCCTACCCAGGAGGGAGACTTGGGAGTCCTTTGGCTCAGGCTGTGGGCAGAGCCCCTGACCCCCCTCACCCTGGTCCTTTTGTCTCCTGCTAACTCTGAGCTAGGAGAGGCTGCTGCATTGTCCACCAGGGCCCAGAGAAAGGCTCCAGAAGCAGGGCTCCCACCTTCCCAAGGTTCCCAAGGGCAACCCCAGCCAGTGTGGAGGGAGTGGTTGTTTCTATTCTTTCAGTGAGCTGTGAGTACCCCTCCCCCGGGTGTTTGtggccaggggtggggtgggaaggctGGGCACAGTGGTGAAGGGTCGAGAAAGAGGGCAGAGGGAGGACCCCTGACCTTAGTCCCCAGCAGAAGGGACAGGAATCCTGAAGTCCTGAGTTTTCTCTTTCCCTGGGAAGTTCTGAGTTTGCTGAGAGAAGTGGAAAGAAATGCAGGCCCTTTCTAGGGTTGGGCCCTGGCTGGCTGGTGTCCTCATTACAGCCTCATAGACAAGGGGGGAAGGGGTGGGCTGGTCTCTGGGTGGTGCCACCTCTGCCTCATCCTCTTAGTACAGCAGCTTCTGTCTCCACTGCCCAGCCCCTAAGCACCCAAGTCCACGGGAATTACTGGGCATCTGCAGCCTAGTGAAAGATTAGGAAGAGGGGACGGGTTTTTCCCGGATGCCCAGGCTGAGCCTGGTGGCCCCGTGACAACCCTGCAAAGGgtttgggggtggtggggtgggggcaggtggcaGGAGACCTGGACAGGGCAGTAGCTGGGAGGATCCGGGGGGCTTGGGTCAGGAGGGACTGTTGTTGGTTGGCTCTCTCTgagccttttctggggcacagtGGATGCTGGGGATGTCTCTTTGTGAGGCCATTTGCAGGCAAGAGCCAAGGCTTGGGGCTCAGACCCCTGTGGGCTGTGACTCTGGGTGATGTCGGGGATTGCCATCGACCCTGGGATGACATCCAGTCTCCATTTCCTTGTCCTGTTTCTCTGGGTCTCCTAACATCCTCTCAGGACCAAGAGAATTTGGGTCATAGGTGGACATACAGAGGCCGTTTCTGTCCTGTTCACACCTGAGTTCTGAGCCTCATCCTCAGCAGGCTGGAGGGCAGCTGGGGCTGTCCTCCCTGCCTGGTGCCCACTGGCTGTCGGGGGCTGCGGGCAGACTCTGTGGGTGGAGTGGCCTAGAGCCTGAGCTCCATCCACATCACCCCAACTCCGGATGCcttgaagaaagggaagaaaagattgCTGACCCTCACCCACAGGCTGAGGGGAAGTTAGACACCCAGAAGGGGAGTGACTGGAGGTAGCTGCAGAATCCACAGCTGAGGCATGGGGAGCCTGTCCACGGGCCCCGAGATTTGGGGTGCCCCTGCCCTGAGGCAGTGGCTGCCAGTTGCTGGGTGCCCCCTCTCGGAAGGGCTGTGGCACCCTCTAGTGCCCCCGCATGGCACTAGGGCCCCATGGAGCGGTAGGAGGCTGGGCGGGTGGAGGCAGGACCCGGAAATCAGGCTGCTGCTGTTGGGATCacgggggctggggagggggaggaggatggGAGGGGCCGAGAGGATGGCCCTCAGGACCGACCCTCGACTGCTGGCTCCCTTTCTGCCACCCGGGGCCCTGCCACTGTGTGTGGATTGGGGTGCGGAGAGGATAGTCAAGGCCCCACAGCGAGCCCCTCCCAGGCCAGGACAGTGGAGACGGTGCGTGTGAAACCTGCTGGCACGGATTGTCTTAGCGTCTGCCCCTTTCCAACCCCTTTAGAATTTGAGCTTCCCAAGGGCCGCTCATCTTCAtgctcccctgccccctccccatgaCACTAACCATTGAACTTTGCTCAGGATCAGATGTCAAATACATAAAGTTTTTAAACTGGTGTAGGTGTGGTCCGACATAGAGACAGATGTGTCACTGCGGTGGCCTTTAGCCATCTGCAGCCCCCCCCACTGCTCACCAGGTGTTCTGGACAGCAGAGTCCGTGAACCTGGGTGGGCCGCTGCTGCAGAAATCGCTGTGAGCTGCAGGCTGGAGTTATTGTGGCTCTACCTCCCCATTTGTGCCTGTTTTCCTGGCATAATTAATAgttcctttt is a genomic window of Choloepus didactylus isolate mChoDid1 chromosome 17, mChoDid1.pri, whole genome shotgun sequence containing:
- the RAB11FIP5 gene encoding rab11 family-interacting protein 5 isoform X3 — translated: MALVRDAEPAAGPTRWLPTHVQVTVLRARGLRGRSSGAGSTSDAYTVIQVGREKYSTSVVEKTTGCPEWREECSFELPPGALDGLLRAQEADAGPAPWAAGPAAACELVLTTMHRSLIGVDKFLGQATVALDEVFGAGRAQHTQWYKLHSKPGKKEKERGEIQVTIQFTRSNLSASMFDLSVKDKPRSPFSKIKDKMKGKKKYELESASAILPSSAPEDPELGSLSKMGKAKGFFLRNKLRKSSLTQSNTSLGSDSTLSSASGSLAYQGPGSELLTRSPSRSSWLSSEGGRDSTQSPKLLAHKRTYSDEASQMRAAPPRALLDLQGHVDATARSSLCVNGSHIYNEEPQGPLRHRSSISGPFPPASALHGASSQPSEEGPRSADDPGRGGRSTSSSEAVPGHGEQSAQAKGLAAGAEEGSRLLEGRPVQVATPMVASSEAAAEKEGARKEERKPRMGLFHHHHQGLSRGELGRRSSLGEKGGPTLGASPHHTSSGEEKAKSSWFSLREAKEATQKPSPHPVKPLSAAPVEGSPDRKQPRSSLSTALSSGLEKLKTVTSGSVQPVAPAPQVGQAVDTKRLKDSGVLDQSAKYYHLTHDELIGLLLQRERELSQRDEHVQELESYIDRLLVRIMETSPTLLQISPAPHK